In Proteus terrae subsp. cibarius, the genomic stretch GAACTTCATGGATAAGTTCCAGGTGGATGATAGCCACTCTGATGCTGTCAAAGGTGCTTTTGCCATGCAGGCTATGGGCACACTCGATGTTGACGAAGCTGCGTCCATGCTTATGCCTATGGTTGGCAAGGCCAGGGCAGCAATGAAGGCCGCTGCTGGTGTGAAATCAAACAGTACAGCCCTAGTTCCTGCTGGTGGTAATGGCGAATCAGGCGGCGGCAGTGATGTCCTGGACATCAAAGCGCAAGCGAAGGGAGCAACAGAGTCATCAACTCAAGACTCTTCAAGCTGGTCAGCGAGTGATGTGTCCCAGTTCATGAAGGGTGTGAGCTATTCGCAAACCGATAGCCAGGCGTTGACAAATCAATTAGCGCAGGGTTTCAGCCGTTCTGGAAGCGAGTCATTCAAGCAAACCTGGGGCGATAGCTTATCCCAGAACCTATCCAAGTCCGCTTCTGAACTGGTGTCTGCATCGGACACCTTCACAACAATGAGTCAGCTCCAAAACCAAATGGGCTCCATGACTAATACCGACTTTAAAACTCTCGGTGGTGCAGTAGCACAAACCCCTGCGGCCATGAACCAACTGAATGACTATTTCCGAAATGCCGCGCCGCAATCGGTTAAAGACGAGGCGGCTTCACTACAGCAAAGATACCAAGCCTACGGAATGTCTCCTCAAGTGGCCCAGGCAGCAGCGCGAATGACAGCAATGACCAACTCCAAAAATTACGAACAGGGTAAGGAGCTTGGCGGGTATCAAGCCGCACTACAGGCGATCAATACCGCGTCCGGTCGCAACGGAGCATTTAGTGGTGATGCTTACGGAAATAACGGCATTGAAGGCCCGAATGTTCAAGGCCTACCAGGTCAGGTTCAAGGGGCTGTAGGCAGTGGACCTAACATCCCAACCGGATTCCGGGAGAATGTGGCTGGGATGGCTGGAACTAATCCGGCATCAGAAGCTGGGCAGTTACCAACGAATAGCCCCCTTGTTCAAAATGAACATGCAGCCGGTACGTCAGCTCTTCATAACCAAGCACAGCAAACAGAGCGAAATGTATCTGCTCCTGAACTGAAAAAAGCCCAAGATAACCTTATGAACTCGCTTCCGGAAATGTCTTGGAGCGCTTCGGCGTGGGGAGCGTGGGACAACTCCAGTGATTGGATGGGCCGCAGAGCTGAACAAGCAGGTGGAGCTCTCATTGCTGGTGGTCAAGCTGGCGCTGATGCGTTCTCAAGAGCGATGGATCAAATGAGAACGATGACACCTGAACAACGCGACCAATTCATCGCGGCCACTCAACGCGGCGACCAGGCCGTGCAAGAGGAGTTTGGCTGGGCCGGTGATGCGATGGTCGGTATGGCTAAACTTGGCCGCAACGTCATGGGAGCTGCTGCAAGCGGCTATGATGCAGCGAAGGAGTGGTTAACTGGTAAATCTGATCTATCGGAAGCCGCTAAAGGGATGAGCATTGAGGAACGCGGCGCGTTCTATGCAGCAGCGCTATCCTCTGCCGCAGAAGCTGGTGGTGGAGCCGCGCAGCAGTTTATGAACCAGTACGGTGATGAGTTCAAAGAAACGATGCAGTCTATCGCTCAAAGCCGTTATGGGCTGACTGAATCCCAAGCCGCTGTTTATGCCGAATCGTTTGACACAAACGAAGGTCGCATGAACCAGGCTGTTCAGAATCTGAAAATGGAGTATGCAGAACGTAACCCGGATGGCTCACCGATGATGCAAGGAGGTCAGCCTGTTCTTTCTCAGCAAAACGAAGAGTTTACGGACAAGCTGGTAAACGTATTGCAGAACTCGACGGAAGCTGGAGACCGTTCAGGTAGCTATTTGACTGCCGTCAGGGGGTACAACATAGCAAATCAAAGGTTCTAAAAGACCAACCAAATAATAAGGGGGCCAGCAGGCCCCCTTATTCGTCTCCAGCTCCAATATGGAAGCGCTGGTCAAAATCATAGGAATCTTGAAACCCACCAGTTTGTTTTTTTCTGCGCCGGGTAGGTGGTGCCTCTTTATATGCTGACCGCGCAACGCGGATAAAGCACGTTAGTCCAAACAGAGCCCCGACAACCAAAGCAACTTGCCACTGGAAGTAAGCGATCCCTCCCCAAAAGATAACAGCAGCCCAAAGGCTTTTGTGAACCAGAAATAGGAAACGAGCACCCCAAACGCCGAAGGGAGCCAGCGCCACACCAAGTCCCCAAGGTGTGTCAGCCATCATGGCTATTCCCAGAAGCACCATTCCCAGCAGAAGAATATTGACCACATGTTTCATATCAACCCCCTTACTCTTTACCTCCAGTTTACCACGGCATCAAAAAATGCAACTGTGAAAGTTTGACTATTTTTTGCTAAACAACCATTCCATTGGCAACTTCTTCGATTAGAATTTGCCCTCAAACTTTCACATGTGAAAGTTTGCCCTTACGGAACAAGGCGTTTATTGACAAAGCATTACATAGTTGAACATGTCAAACAAATCGCATACACTATGGAATAGGCCATTGCTAACGCTTTGGTCCCCATCTGCAACACCGCAGAGTTCTCTTTCTCAAATATCTCTTTCTGTAAACACCATCATCCTTGTGTGGTCGGGATGCGCCTTTGCCTTCCCTGCCCTCCTCAGCTCCTGCTGTATTCGCAATTTCAGCCCTCGCTGTATCCCTAAAATCACTTATACCTAAACGCTATTTAATATCACAAAATACCGCACTCCCCGTGCGCTATTTCCGCCATTCTTTTGGCGCACTTTCCATTACTATCGCAAAAATATCCGTATCCCATTGATTACTAAAAGTATTGTAACTTTGTTCCGTCGGTACAAAGTTAAGTGTATGTTTTTAAAGGTTTTTTATTGTTGACAGCATCATTATTTGGGCTTGTAAAGGCGCAAAATGTGTCAGTTTGTGACAATAGAAGAACTCTAAAAGCGTTCATCGAATAACGCACTTTTTGTATGGCTAACAACGCAGTTTAAAGGGTGGCAAACAATGGATAAATGCCAATTGATAGACATCCCAAGCGACCCAGAGAAGAAACGTGAGTGGATCAAGTACAAACTCAAGATCCAGGGGCTTTCTCTGGCCGCATTGGGCAGAAAACACAAAACATCTCGGCAGGTGGTGTCTACGGCACTCTATAAGCCCAGTCCACGCTGGGAACATGAGATAGCTACAGCTTTGGGTGTGAAGCCGTCTGAGATTTGGCCGGAGCGGTACGACGAAGAACACGAAATACCCCTCAGACATAAGGAGGCAAGCTGATGAAGAACAAAGCCAAGGCGCTAGTTCTGTCTGCGGCTCTCCTTTCATCAACAGCGAATGCTATTGACCTGAGCGGAACCATCTTCGACAAAGCAGCGAAAGCATATAACCTCGACCCTCTTCTAGTGTATTCGGTCGCATTGGCCGAATCTGCATCAGGGAGAGGTAATGGCTCTATAAGTCCTTGGCCTTGGACGCTTCGCGTTCCTGGGCTTCCTTTCTATGCTAAGTCGGAAGATCAGGCAAAGGCTAAGCTCGCTGAGTTTCAGCAGCAGTACGGTCGTGCCATTGATGTCGGGTTTATGCAAGTGAGCATCCGGTGGAATGGTCATAGAGTTTCTTCTCCAGCAGATCTTCTCGACCCAGAGACCAACGTCATGGTTGGGGCAGAGGTGCTATCAGAAGCCATTCAGTCATCTCCAAATGACTTGGAGCTTGGCGTTGGCCGCTATCACGCCTGGGAAGACGAAATCCGAGCCAGAAACTATGGTAGCCGAGTCTTGGCTATCTATCGCAACCTTCGTGATTTGTGAGGGGGGCGGAATGTTGGAACTGGATATTATTGGTGCGTGGGATGCAAGAGCCGTCAACCTCGATCAAGAAGAAGCTGATAGAAACGTCTACGAGTTCGATCTGACATTGTGGAACCTGCTATCCACTCTGGCAAAAGAACGTCCAGATGATGCGGCCTCACAATTTTCTTTGGGCATGGACACCGTTCAAAAGCTGTCACTGGCAACACCTTCCCAATTGGAAGCTCTGGCCTCTGGCGTGTTGATCTCTTTCAAACTCGAAACAGCAGAGCAGAACATCATCACGCGACTCTCTGGCGACTACGACCCTGTAGTTTTTATCAACCATAGTGTTGATGAATTTGATGCTGCCTACTGGTTGCTATTTAACCGCGTCGCATCGAGAGACCCGGAGATGGCAAAGGAAGTTTTCGGGGTTTCGAGAGAGCTTGCGGAGCTGGTGGCTAAGGCAACAGACAGCCAGTTGCGCCACATGTCTGGAACAACGGTTACGCATTTTACGCTTCGTTTTGCTCCGAGCATCATTGAAGAAATTCTCGATGACAGCCGGGAAGAGTTAACACACCCGGTATTGAAAAAACTGCAACAGTCTCTACAGGGACGTGGGAGGTGGAGATGAACATTGGCAACTCTGGTACATTGGGTCGCTGGGTTACAGCTCGACACATGGCCCTTGCTGGGTACATCACAAAAATCATCATGATCGAGACTGGTCTGACCTACAAACAGGTCAGACGGCTTTACCAGGATCTGGAGAGGGACGGATATACTCTGGAACGAAAATCCAGAACTTTCCGGGGTGGTGCGACACTGATTCATAGTCACACATCCAAGATACAGGCCTCTCTTCTAATGCAGCTCTACTTCAACATTGGTGGAGAAGCCGTGTTGCGGTCTGTGAACATCAAAGCCTTGAACAAGGCATTTAGAATGTATCACGCAATCCGCAAAGAAGTGCCCGGAATGAAAGGTGCTCGGTGGGCTCCGTTTGATATTACTGATGCCTGGTGTCTTGCTTCGGAGCTGAGAAGTGGGGACGCAATGCTGGAGGTGTGCGACAACTGCAAGTGTACGTACTTCACCTCTGTTAATCAAAGAACCTGCGTTGAATGTCCGTTCTGCAAAGAACAAGGAAGGCATGGTGGTGGGGAGAAAGAGTGTGCTTGAGTAGACTATGACATTTCGGACCA encodes the following:
- a CDS encoding conjugal transfer protein TraG N-terminal domain-containing protein, with the translated sequence MGSFSIHSIGDSAFLEQILIAVSMITGTGDFEKMVSIGLLLGVLMICIQSVFQGAKQINLQQVLVGWILYACFFGPTTTVTIEDAYTGQVRVVANVPIGVGFAGGVISNVGYTITNLFETGYGVIVPNVTESHFSETLKLLNDVRRRAYDTGVFTALNSANGGGYVDVRRSWNNYIRECTLTKVDLNLMSLDELMNRSTDSALRFNSQLYGTRLYLSTANPDGADYTCTDGWVAISTATANLSSPVVVDALNSLLGIDTSTGDNALTKLTDSLQAMGATTTSSIDYLKAAVLEPLYYEAAAGRYQDLQDYGSALMVNQAIQQRNTQWAAEQSMFMTVVRPMLTFFEGFIYAITPIIAFIIVMGSFGLQLAGKYVQTILWIQLWMPVLSIINLFVHTAASNEMSSLSAGGLNSMYALSSTGDVLQHWIATGGMLAAATPVISLFIVTGSTYAFTSLASRISGSDHVDEKMQTPDLLKQGPVMQSQPAYNHNQFSGAIANGAESMISTFSLGSTLASGVSSAQALQSQKSEAFQSTLGRGFSDGVSQDQAYSRLSNVGRNVSSQNTAQSQLINQQAKNFMDKFQVDDSHSDAVKGAFAMQAMGTLDVDEAASMLMPMVGKARAAMKAAAGVKSNSTALVPAGGNGESGGGSDVLDIKAQAKGATESSTQDSSSWSASDVSQFMKGVSYSQTDSQALTNQLAQGFSRSGSESFKQTWGDSLSQNLSKSASELVSASDTFTTMSQLQNQMGSMTNTDFKTLGGAVAQTPAAMNQLNDYFRNAAPQSVKDEAASLQQRYQAYGMSPQVAQAAARMTAMTNSKNYEQGKELGGYQAALQAINTASGRNGAFSGDAYGNNGIEGPNVQGLPGQVQGAVGSGPNIPTGFRENVAGMAGTNPASEAGQLPTNSPLVQNEHAAGTSALHNQAQQTERNVSAPELKKAQDNLMNSLPEMSWSASAWGAWDNSSDWMGRRAEQAGGALIAGGQAGADAFSRAMDQMRTMTPEQRDQFIAATQRGDQAVQEEFGWAGDAMVGMAKLGRNVMGAAASGYDAAKEWLTGKSDLSEAAKGMSIEERGAFYAAALSSAAEAGGGAAQQFMNQYGDEFKETMQSIAQSRYGLTESQAAVYAESFDTNEGRMNQAVQNLKMEYAERNPDGSPMMQGGQPVLSQQNEEFTDKLVNVLQNSTEAGDRSGSYLTAVRGYNIANQRF
- a CDS encoding helix-turn-helix domain-containing protein — translated: MDKCQLIDIPSDPEKKREWIKYKLKIQGLSLAALGRKHKTSRQVVSTALYKPSPRWEHEIATALGVKPSEIWPERYDEEHEIPLRHKEAS
- a CDS encoding transglycosylase SLT domain-containing protein — its product is MKNKAKALVLSAALLSSTANAIDLSGTIFDKAAKAYNLDPLLVYSVALAESASGRGNGSISPWPWTLRVPGLPFYAKSEDQAKAKLAEFQQQYGRAIDVGFMQVSIRWNGHRVSSPADLLDPETNVMVGAEVLSEAIQSSPNDLELGVGRYHAWEDEIRARNYGSRVLAIYRNLRDL
- a CDS encoding FlhC family transcriptional regulator, with amino-acid sequence MNIGNSGTLGRWVTARHMALAGYITKIIMIETGLTYKQVRRLYQDLERDGYTLERKSRTFRGGATLIHSHTSKIQASLLMQLYFNIGGEAVLRSVNIKALNKAFRMYHAIRKEVPGMKGARWAPFDITDAWCLASELRSGDAMLEVCDNCKCTYFTSVNQRTCVECPFCKEQGRHGGGEKECA